The Clostridiales bacterium FE2011 sequence CCCTGCGGCGGGAAATCGATTTTGCCCGGATGACGGACGATGAGGTGCGTGCGACATGGATTATGGATGAGAAAGCCATCCTGGACATGTTCAGGATGCTGTGGGATGTCCGTGAAGGCTTCGTGCTGCTGCTGGAAAAATCCGCCGGAACTGCCTATGAAAACTACGGGCATGATTTTGCCTTCCGGATGACGGACGCCTACATGCAATATTACCGGGAGACGAGGAGAAGGGGACTGGCGGAGGCGGAAATATCCGAAACCGAGATGCATATGCTTTGCTCCTCCTTCTGGATGGCGGTATATGAGCCCTTTATCCACAGGATGACCTGGGAGGAAATAGAGGAGCACTGCCGGGTGCTGTGCCGGTGCTTTGACTGGGCCGGGGCAATCTGTCTGAAATAATTAAGCCGTCGAAAGACGGCTTAAAATAAGACGAATGGTTAGTTTTAACTAATAAACAGAAGGTGAGAAAGACAGACAACAGGGGAACGGGGATCCAATGACGGAAAGAAAGCCCGGGTCACAGGCGTACCGCGGGCGAACAGGAGGAGTAAATGTTTAAAAAGGTTTCTGCGTATATCGGGGAATACAAAAAATACACGGTCTGGGCGGCCGTGCTGATGTCGCTGGGTATTGTGGCCCATGTGATTCCGTATTATTTCCTTTATCAGATTATCGCGCCGCTTACCAGGGGAGAACACATTGACCTGGGCTATATCATGATCCGGGTGGCCGGGGTGGCGGTGTGCGAGATTCTGTTCTCATTTCTTTATGTACAGGGGCTTTCTTTTTCCCATGTGAGCGCCTACAACACGCTGAAGAACCTGCGCGTTTCCCTG is a genomic window containing:
- a CDS encoding TetR/AcrR family transcriptional regulator, which produces MSVRDTSIDPRLLESARKEFMDRGFLKAELKTICDNAGVTTGAVYKRYKGKEELFRAVVQETTEKLDSFITLRREIDFARMTDDEVRATWIMDEKAILDMFRMLWDVREGFVLLLEKSAGTAYENYGHDFAFRMTDAYMQYYRETRRRGLAEAEISETEMHMLCSSFWMAVYEPFIHRMTWEEIEEHCRVLCRCFDWAGAICLK